In the Aeromicrobium fastidiosum genome, TGCACGCCGTGCTCTCTCCATTGGCCCGCCCCGGCACCGTGATCTCGTTGCGGGTACCGGCGCGCCGGTCGTACAGCCTGGCCGACCTGCACGACGTGGGCTCGGTGACGGGCGAGGCGCTCGAGCTGCTCCGGCAGCTGGTGTCGTCGCGAGCCGCCTTCCTTGTCACGGGAGGCACCGGCTCGGGCAAGACCACGCTGCTGTCGGCGCTGCTGTCCGAGGTCGCCCCCACCGAGCGCATCGTCGTGGTCGAGGACGCGACCGAGCTGCGTCCCGGCCACCCGCACGTCGTGGGGCTCGAGGCCCGTCCCGCCAATGTGGAGGGCGCAGGTCAGGTCACGGTGCGCGACCTCGTGCGCCAGGCGCTGCGCATGCGCCCCGACCGCCTCGTCGTGGGGGAGGTGCGAGGCGCCGAGGTCGTCGATCTGTTGGCCGCGCTCAACACGGGGCACGAGGGCGGGTGCGGCACGGTCCACGCCAACTCGACGGCCGACGTGCCGGCCCGGTTCGAGGCGCTCGGCGTCGCGGCGGGCCTGCCGCGCGCCGCGGTGCACAGCCAGCTGGCCGCCGGCATCGACGTCGTCGTGCACGTCGGCCGCACGGGTGCGGGGCGACGGTCGGTCGAGCAGGTCGCCGTCATGGCCCGCACCGGCGACGGCATCGTCGAGTGCGTGCCGGCGATGTCGTTCGGTGGCGGCAGGTCGGTGCGTGGCCCCGGGGCGGCGCGGCTGCTCGAGGTGTTGCGGTGAGCGTCGCGGCGGCCGTGCTGGTCATGATGGCGGTCCGGCTGCGCTGGCCGGCCGGACGGTCGCGGGTGCGGTCGCGCCTCGTGCTGGCCCCGCCCGTGGTCTCGCGCGGCTGGCTGGTCGCGGTGGCCGTGGCCGTCGGGGCGGTCGCGTCCGCGTGGCTGCCGGCGATCTCCGGTCCGGGTGTCGTGCTGCTCGCCACGGTCGGGGGAGTCGGCTGGTTCGCGGTGCTCCAGGTGCGGGCGGGACGGGCGCGGGCGACGGTCGCGAGGCACCGTGCCGAGGTCGTCGAGCTGCTGGGTCTCATGTCGGCCGAGCTGCGGGCCGGCGTGCTCGCACAGCGCATGATGGCCAGCCTCGCGGACGACTTCCCGGTGCTCCGACTGGCCGCCAGGACCGCCGAGACGGGCGGTGACGTGGCGCAGGCGTTCCGGGTGGCCGCGGCGACGCCGGGGTGCGAGCTGCTGCGCGACGTCGCGGGTGCGTGGCAGGTCTCCGACCGGTCCGGCGCGCCGCTCGCCACCGTCATCGGCCGGCTCGAGCAGTCGGCACGCGTCGACCGCGAGATCGACCGCGAGATCCAGTCCGGCGTGGCACCTGCGCGGGCCACGGGCCGGATGATGGCGGCACTGCCCGCCATGGGCCTCCTGCTGGGCTCCGGCATGGGCGGCGATCCGGTCGAGGTGCTCACCTCGACCTGGATCGGGGTGACGTGCCTGGCCGCCGGCTGCGGTCTCGCCTGTGCGGGCATCGCCTGGATCGAGCGCATCGCCGCCACGTCGGGCACGACATCGTGATCGCGGCGCTGCTGGCCGGCGTGGCGGTGTGGTGCGTCGTGCCGGCGTCCGCCCGGCCCCGAGCCCGCCGGGTGCTCCTGCCGCAGACGGCGTCGCGCCGGGTCGACCCCGCCCTCGTGGCGTCGATGC is a window encoding:
- a CDS encoding TadA family conjugal transfer-associated ATPase, whose protein sequence is MHSSAGEPSVLERVRRRLAADSSEPTALTVADALRSEQQVAGTGTVLQIVDQLRSESHGAGPLDPLLALPDVTDVLVNGPHDVHVDCGRGLERVPVRFDDDEAVRRLAQRLAAQAGRRLDDASPWVDARLRDGTRLHAVLSPLARPGTVISLRVPARRSYSLADLHDVGSVTGEALELLRQLVSSRAAFLVTGGTGSGKTTLLSALLSEVAPTERIVVVEDATELRPGHPHVVGLEARPANVEGAGQVTVRDLVRQALRMRPDRLVVGEVRGAEVVDLLAALNTGHEGGCGTVHANSTADVPARFEALGVAAGLPRAAVHSQLAAGIDVVVHVGRTGAGRRSVEQVAVMARTGDGIVECVPAMSFGGGRSVRGPGAARLLEVLR
- a CDS encoding type II secretion system F family protein, giving the protein MSVAAAVLVMMAVRLRWPAGRSRVRSRLVLAPPVVSRGWLVAVAVAVGAVASAWLPAISGPGVVLLATVGGVGWFAVLQVRAGRARATVARHRAEVVELLGLMSAELRAGVLAQRMMASLADDFPVLRLAARTAETGGDVAQAFRVAAATPGCELLRDVAGAWQVSDRSGAPLATVIGRLEQSARVDREIDREIQSGVAPARATGRMMAALPAMGLLLGSGMGGDPVEVLTSTWIGVTCLAAGCGLACAGIAWIERIAATSGTTS